Proteins encoded together in one Meles meles chromosome 7, mMelMel3.1 paternal haplotype, whole genome shotgun sequence window:
- the LOC123946488 gene encoding uncharacterized protein DKFZp434B061-like, giving the protein MAAPLPFPTRSEFAQARKPSGGEDVPSLANATRQAPASQGTGPREQLPRPPLLQAPARPLPQLTPRPRSGLYRGHCSLRIVPAGGGLRTRMQTRTRGPTRGSGAGSGSLRLTCGLATPPSAAQLTASPPPPGISRAPPRSRAPTGPAPSSGSAVPALQLGRGQ; this is encoded by the coding sequence ATGGCCGCCCCGCTGCCCTTTCCCACCAGGTCAGAATTCGCCCAGGCCCGGAAACCCTCCGGGGGAGAGGACGTCCCATCCCTCGCCAACGCCACCCGACAGGCTCCCGCGTCGCAGGGAACGGGGCCGCGGGAACAGCTTCCAAGGCCGCCACTTCTCCAAGCCCCTGCCCGCCCTCTGCCCCAGCTCACCCCGCGCCCGCGCTCCGGCCTCTATCGGGGTCACTGCTCTCTCCGCATCGTGCCCGCTGGGGGAGGGCTCCGGACCCGGATGCAGACGCGGACCAGGGGACCCACCAGGGGCAGCGGCGCGGGCTCGGGGAGCCTCCGGCTGACTTGCGGCCTCGCGACCCCGCCCAGCGCAGCTCAGCTGaccgcctccccgcccccgccgggAATTTCCCGGGCCCCGCCCCGCAGTCGCGCccccacaggccccgccccctcctccggGTCCGCGGTCCCAGCCCTGCAGCTCGGGCGGGGACAATGA